The Rhodobacter sp. CZR27 genome includes a window with the following:
- the purD gene encoding phosphoribosylamine--glycine ligase translates to MNILILGGGGREHALAWAIKQNPKCDRLIVAPGNAGIAQVAECACLDILDGAAVVAFCEENSVDFVVVGPEAPLAAGVADATRAAGILTFGPSQAAAKLEASKGFTKEICDACGAPTAGYARFADAEAAKAHVRTKGAPIVVKADGLAAGKGVVVAMTEAEALAAIDDMFGGTFGEAGAEVVIEEFMTGEEASFFVLTDGRTVLPIGTAQDHKRAFDGDEGPNTGGMGAYSPAPVLTAAVQRQALDEIVKPTIAEMARRGTPYAGVLYAGLMIEDGRARLVEYNVRFGDPECQVLMLRLGAQALDLLLACAEGRLDEVQVNWAEDHALTVVLAAQGYPGSYVKGTEIRGLQALPETSRQMVFHAGTQADNGRILATGGRVLNVTARGATLAEAQAAAYAMVDAIDWPEGFCRRDIGWRAL, encoded by the coding sequence ATGAACATCCTCATTCTCGGCGGCGGCGGGCGGGAACATGCGCTGGCCTGGGCGATCAAGCAGAACCCGAAATGCGACCGGCTGATCGTGGCGCCGGGCAACGCGGGGATCGCGCAGGTCGCGGAATGCGCCTGCCTCGACATCCTCGACGGGGCGGCGGTGGTCGCATTCTGCGAGGAGAACTCGGTCGATTTCGTCGTGGTCGGCCCCGAGGCGCCGCTGGCGGCAGGCGTGGCCGATGCGACGCGCGCGGCGGGGATCCTCACCTTCGGCCCGTCGCAAGCGGCGGCGAAGCTCGAGGCCTCGAAGGGCTTCACCAAGGAGATCTGCGACGCCTGCGGCGCGCCGACGGCGGGCTATGCGCGCTTCGCGGACGCCGAGGCGGCGAAGGCGCATGTCCGCACGAAGGGCGCACCCATCGTCGTGAAGGCCGACGGTCTGGCCGCCGGCAAGGGCGTCGTGGTCGCCATGACCGAGGCCGAGGCGCTGGCCGCCATCGACGACATGTTCGGCGGAACCTTCGGCGAGGCCGGCGCCGAGGTCGTGATCGAGGAGTTCATGACCGGCGAGGAGGCGAGCTTCTTCGTCCTGACCGATGGCCGGACCGTGCTGCCCATCGGCACCGCGCAGGACCACAAGCGCGCCTTCGACGGCGACGAGGGGCCGAACACAGGCGGCATGGGCGCCTATTCCCCCGCGCCGGTGCTGACGGCCGCGGTGCAGCGGCAGGCGCTGGACGAGATCGTGAAGCCCACCATCGCCGAGATGGCGCGCCGCGGCACGCCCTATGCGGGCGTCCTCTACGCCGGGCTGATGATCGAGGACGGCCGGGCGCGGCTGGTGGAATACAACGTCCGCTTCGGCGATCCCGAATGCCAGGTGCTGATGCTGCGGCTGGGCGCGCAGGCGCTCGACCTGCTGCTGGCCTGCGCGGAAGGGCGGCTGGACGAGGTTCAGGTGAACTGGGCCGAGGATCATGCCCTGACCGTGGTGCTGGCGGCGCAGGGCTATCCGGGCAGCTACGTCAAGGGCACCGAGATCCGCGGACTCCAGGCGCTGCCCGAGACCAGCCGGCAGATGGTATTCCATGCCGGCACGCAGGCCGACAATGGCCGGATCCTCGCCACCGGCGGGCGGGTGCTGAACGTGACCGCCCGCGGCGCGACGCTGGCCGAGGCGCAGGCGGCGGCCTATGCGATGGTCGACGCGATCGACTGGCCCGAGGGGTTCTGCCGGCGCGACATCGGCTGGCGCGCGCTCTGA
- a CDS encoding aspartate kinase, with translation MPLLVMKFGGTSVADLARIRNAAEKVKREVERGYDVIVIVSAMSGKTNELVGWVEQTSPLFDAREYDAVVSSGENVTAGLMALTLQEMEVPARSWQGWQVPIKTTSQHSAARFIEIPREHLDAKFAEGFKVAVVAGFQGVSPEGRITTLGRGGSDTTAVAFAAAFDAERCDIYTDVDGVYTTDPRIASKARKLPKIAYEEMLELASLGAKVLQTRSVELAMRYKVKLRVLSSFEDTDETSGTLVCDEEEIMESKVVSGVAYSRDEAKMTLVTVEDRPGVAAAIFGPLAEAGVNVDMIVQNISEKDYGGHVGSVTDMTFSCPINQVARAKKALEDARAAGTIKYDDLVVDTEVAKVSVVGIGMRSHAGVAATMFDALAAENVNIKVIATSEIKISVLIDRKYMELAVQALHDAFALETAN, from the coding sequence ATGCCGCTTCTTGTCATGAAATTCGGCGGCACGTCGGTTGCCGATCTCGCGCGCATCAGGAATGCCGCCGAGAAGGTCAAGCGCGAGGTGGAGCGGGGCTATGACGTCATCGTCATCGTCTCGGCCATGTCGGGCAAGACCAACGAACTCGTGGGCTGGGTCGAGCAGACCTCGCCGCTGTTCGACGCGCGTGAATACGATGCGGTGGTCTCGTCCGGCGAGAACGTCACCGCCGGCCTGATGGCGCTGACGCTGCAGGAGATGGAGGTTCCCGCCCGCAGCTGGCAGGGCTGGCAGGTGCCGATCAAGACCACCTCGCAGCACTCCGCCGCGCGCTTCATCGAGATCCCGCGCGAGCATCTCGACGCGAAATTCGCCGAGGGCTTCAAGGTCGCCGTGGTCGCGGGCTTCCAGGGCGTGAGCCCCGAGGGGCGCATCACCACGCTGGGCCGTGGCGGCTCGGACACCACGGCCGTCGCCTTCGCCGCGGCCTTCGATGCGGAACGCTGCGACATCTACACCGATGTGGACGGCGTCTATACCACCGATCCGCGCATCGCCTCGAAGGCGCGGAAACTGCCGAAGATCGCCTACGAGGAGATGCTGGAACTCGCCTCGCTGGGCGCGAAGGTTCTGCAGACCCGTTCGGTCGAACTGGCGATGCGCTACAAGGTGAAGCTGCGGGTGCTGTCCTCCTTCGAGGACACCGACGAGACCTCGGGAACCCTGGTCTGCGACGAGGAGGAAATCATGGAATCGAAAGTCGTCTCTGGCGTCGCCTATTCGCGCGACGAAGCGAAAATGACCCTCGTCACCGTCGAGGACCGCCCCGGCGTGGCCGCGGCGATCTTCGGCCCGCTGGCCGAGGCCGGGGTGAACGTGGACATGATCGTGCAGAACATCTCGGAAAAGGACTACGGCGGGCACGTCGGCTCTGTCACCGACATGACCTTCTCCTGCCCGATCAACCAGGTCGCCCGCGCGAAGAAGGCGCTGGAGGATGCCCGCGCCGCCGGCACGATCAAGTATGACGACCTCGTGGTCGATACCGAGGTGGCGAAGGTCTCGGTCGTGGGCATCGGGATGCGCAGCCATGCGGGCGTCGCCGCCACCATGTTCGATGCCCTCGCGGCGGAGAACGTGAACATCAAGGTGATTGCAACCTCCGAGATCAAGATTTCGGTGCTGATCGACCGGAAATATATGGAACTCGCCGTGCAGGCGCTCCATGATGCCTTCGCATTGGAGACGGCCAACTGA
- the ptsP gene encoding phosphoenolpyruvate--protein phosphotransferase: MPERSESESRKLLRRLRDSLALSGKGQDRLDRITSLIADSMRTEVCSIYLFRDTETLELCATQGLKPEAVHKTRLKLGEGLVGRVARTATPINTGNAPSERGFRFMPETGEEVFSSFLGVPIQRVGEKLGVLVVQSREAREYSEDEVYALEVVAMVLAEMAELGVFIGEGEALSAKHTQPVLFRGGTAQEGAAEGHVWLHEARVVVTNPVADDPALELHRIRNAVAQLRVSVDDLLSAATLDKEQRQVLEAYRLFAHSRGWLRRMEEDIMAGLSAEAAVQKEQSAARARLEQVPDAYLRDRLHDLDDLSHRLLRILTGQGKDTGAEMPENPVLVARNIGPAELLDYGRKLRGVVLEEGSVGSHAAIVARALAIPLVIHADRITTEALNGDHIMVDGDNGIVHLRPEATVAAAFRDKMAMQAKAQERYASLRSLPAQSRCGTVTGLMMNAGLMADLPSLDSSGAEGVGLFRTELQFLIRNQMPKRDELARLYARVMDAARGHRVVFRTLDIGSDKVLPYLKPQDEPNPAMGWRAIRVGLDKPGVLRMQLQALIRAAAGRDLCIMFPFVSEHHEFMMARSHLLRELHRERSLGHPVPVNISVGTMLETPSLAYAPRAFFETTDFVSIGGNDLKQFFFAADRENERVRRRYDVLNVSFLSFIEHIVARCAETGTPLSFCGEDAGRPVEALCFAAMGVRALSMRPASIGPVKALLRRVDLTEARGVIEMARLSGAETVRPAILEWLATQVD, from the coding sequence ATGCCTGAACGCAGCGAAAGCGAAAGTCGCAAGCTTCTCAGGCGGTTGCGCGACAGTCTGGCCCTGTCCGGGAAAGGGCAGGACCGGCTGGACCGTATCACTTCGCTCATCGCGGACTCGATGCGGACCGAGGTCTGCTCGATCTACCTGTTCCGCGATACCGAGACGCTTGAACTCTGCGCCACGCAGGGCCTGAAGCCCGAGGCGGTGCACAAGACCCGGCTGAAGCTGGGCGAGGGGCTCGTCGGCCGCGTCGCCCGCACCGCCACGCCGATCAACACCGGCAATGCCCCGTCCGAGCGCGGATTCCGCTTCATGCCCGAGACCGGCGAGGAGGTGTTCTCGTCGTTCCTCGGCGTGCCGATCCAGCGGGTGGGCGAGAAGCTGGGGGTCCTCGTCGTGCAGTCGCGCGAGGCGCGGGAATATTCCGAGGACGAGGTCTATGCCCTCGAGGTGGTCGCCATGGTTCTGGCGGAGATGGCGGAACTCGGCGTCTTCATCGGCGAGGGCGAGGCGCTGTCGGCCAAGCATACCCAGCCGGTGCTGTTCCGCGGCGGGACCGCGCAGGAGGGCGCGGCCGAGGGCCATGTCTGGCTGCACGAGGCGCGCGTCGTGGTGACCAATCCGGTCGCAGACGACCCGGCGCTGGAACTGCACCGCATCCGCAACGCGGTCGCGCAGCTCCGCGTGTCGGTGGACGACCTGCTGTCGGCGGCGACGCTCGACAAGGAGCAGCGGCAGGTGCTGGAGGCCTACCGCCTGTTCGCCCATTCCCGCGGCTGGCTGCGGCGGATGGAAGAGGACATCATGGCCGGCCTTTCGGCCGAAGCCGCGGTGCAGAAGGAGCAGTCGGCCGCCCGCGCCCGTCTGGAGCAGGTGCCCGATGCCTATCTGCGCGACCGCCTGCACGACCTTGACGACCTGTCGCACCGGCTGCTGCGCATCCTGACCGGGCAGGGCAAGGACACTGGCGCAGAGATGCCCGAGAACCCGGTTCTGGTGGCGCGCAACATCGGGCCGGCGGAGCTGCTGGACTACGGCCGCAAGCTGCGCGGCGTCGTGCTCGAGGAAGGCTCGGTCGGCTCGCATGCCGCGATCGTGGCGCGGGCGCTGGCGATCCCGCTGGTGATCCATGCCGACCGCATCACGACCGAGGCCCTGAACGGCGATCACATCATGGTGGATGGCGACAACGGCATTGTCCACCTGCGCCCCGAGGCGACGGTGGCCGCGGCCTTTCGGGACAAGATGGCGATGCAGGCCAAGGCGCAGGAGCGTTATGCCTCGCTACGGAGCCTGCCGGCGCAGTCGCGCTGCGGCACGGTCACCGGGCTGATGATGAACGCGGGCCTGATGGCCGACCTGCCCAGCCTTGACAGTTCGGGCGCGGAAGGGGTTGGCCTCTTCCGGACCGAGTTGCAGTTCCTGATCCGCAACCAGATGCCGAAGCGTGACGAACTCGCGCGGCTCTATGCCCGCGTCATGGATGCGGCGCGCGGGCATCGGGTGGTGTTCCGCACGCTCGACATCGGCTCGGACAAGGTGCTGCCCTATCTCAAGCCGCAGGACGAGCCGAACCCGGCGATGGGCTGGCGCGCGATCCGGGTGGGCCTCGACAAGCCGGGCGTGCTGCGCATGCAGTTGCAGGCGCTGATCCGGGCGGCGGCGGGGCGCGATCTCTGCATCATGTTCCCCTTCGTCTCCGAGCATCACGAATTCATGATGGCGCGCAGCCACCTGCTGCGCGAACTGCACCGCGAGCGCAGCCTCGGCCATCCGGTGCCGGTGAACATCTCCGTCGGTACGATGCTGGAAACCCCCAGCCTCGCCTATGCGCCGCGCGCCTTCTTCGAGACGACCGACTTCGTCTCGATCGGCGGCAACGACCTCAAGCAGTTCTTCTTCGCCGCCGACCGCGAGAACGAGCGGGTGCGCCGGCGCTACGACGTGCTGAACGTGAGCTTCCTGAGCTTCATCGAGCACATCGTCGCCCGCTGCGCCGAGACCGGGACGCCGCTGTCCTTCTGCGGCGAGGATGCCGGCCGGCCGGTCGAGGCGCTGTGCTTCGCCGCCATGGGCGTGCGGGCGCTGTCGATGCGCCCGGCCTCGATCGGGCCGGTCAAGGCGCTGCTGCGCCGCGTGGACCTGACCGAGGCCCGCGGCGTGATCGAGATGGCCCGCCTTTCGGGGGCCGAGACGGTGCGCCCCGCCATCCTCGAATGGCTGGCGACCCAGGTCGATTGA
- the metZ gene encoding O-succinylhomoserine sulfhydrylase produces MTKDWKTRTQLVHAGSRRSQYGEMAEAIFLTQGFVYGSAEQAEARFIETGADEFIYARYGNPTTRMFEDRIAAVEGTEDAFATASGMAAVNGVLTSIVRAGDHLVAARALFGSCIYILEEVLGRFGVEVTFVDGTDLDQWRAAVRPGTKAVFFESVSNPTLEIPDIEAIAEIAHAVGALVVVDNVFATPVFSTAVAQGADVVIYSATKHIDGQGRALGGVVCGTQHFIRKVLEPYMKHTGGSISPFNAWLMLNGMATLDLRCRAMADSAERIARALEGDARLRVIHPALESHPQHELAKTQLKRPGTMLALDLAGGKEAAFRFLNALKIVKISNNLGDAKSIATHPATTTHQRLTDEQKAHLGITPGLIRLSVGLEDAEDLIADLKAALDVI; encoded by the coding sequence ATGACGAAGGACTGGAAGACACGGACGCAGCTTGTCCATGCGGGCAGCCGGAGAAGCCAGTATGGCGAGATGGCCGAGGCGATCTTCCTGACCCAGGGCTTCGTCTATGGCTCGGCCGAGCAGGCCGAGGCGCGCTTCATCGAGACCGGCGCCGACGAGTTCATCTATGCCCGCTACGGCAACCCCACCACGCGCATGTTCGAGGACCGCATCGCCGCCGTCGAGGGCACCGAGGACGCCTTTGCCACCGCCTCCGGGATGGCGGCCGTCAACGGGGTGCTGACCTCGATCGTGCGGGCGGGCGACCATCTGGTCGCCGCGCGCGCGCTCTTCGGGTCCTGCATCTACATCCTCGAGGAGGTTCTGGGCCGCTTCGGGGTCGAGGTGACCTTCGTCGACGGCACCGACCTCGACCAGTGGCGCGCGGCGGTGCGGCCGGGCACCAAGGCCGTGTTCTTCGAATCCGTCTCGAACCCGACGCTGGAGATCCCCGACATCGAAGCCATCGCCGAAATCGCCCATGCGGTCGGCGCGCTCGTGGTGGTGGACAATGTCTTCGCGACACCCGTCTTCTCGACGGCGGTGGCGCAGGGCGCGGACGTCGTGATCTATTCGGCGACCAAGCACATCGACGGGCAGGGCAGGGCGCTGGGGGGCGTCGTCTGCGGCACGCAGCACTTCATCCGCAAGGTGCTGGAACCCTACATGAAGCACACCGGCGGCTCGATCAGCCCGTTCAACGCCTGGCTGATGCTGAACGGCATGGCGACGCTCGACCTGCGCTGCCGCGCGATGGCCGACAGCGCCGAGCGGATCGCCCGCGCGCTCGAGGGCGACGCGCGGCTGCGCGTGATCCATCCCGCGCTCGAAAGCCATCCGCAGCACGAACTGGCCAAGACCCAGCTGAAGCGTCCGGGCACCATGCTGGCGCTGGATCTGGCGGGCGGGAAGGAAGCGGCCTTCCGCTTCCTCAACGCGCTGAAGATCGTGAAGATCTCGAACAACCTTGGCGATGCGAAGTCGATCGCGACGCATCCGGCGACGACCACGCACCAGCGGCTGACCGACGAGCAGAAGGCGCATCTCGGCATCACGCCTGGGCTGATCCGGCTGTCGGTCGGGCTGGAAGACGCCGAGGATCTGATCGCGGATCTGAAGGCGGCGCTGGATGTGATCTGA
- the folE2 gene encoding GTP cyclohydrolase FolE2: MNILTPVAERLPSREEAEEALAVLRRWARHTPTAEVTQLSPEVPSLVYPDLNRSYPRTFTVDEAYKASLPDLQNGPSSLIVGAKAVIQHVGISNFRLPIRYHTRDNGDLTLETSVTGTVSLEAEKKGINMSRIMRSFYAHAERSFSFGVIEHALEDYKRDLGSFDARIQMRFSFPVKVPSLRSGLVGWQYYDIALELVDKGGVRKKIMHLDFVYSSTCPCSLELSEHARRERGQLATPHSQRSVARISVEVLPGKCLWFEDLIELARAAVPTETQVMVKREDEQAFAELNAANPIFVEDAARSFCQALQGDPRIGDFRVVASHQESLHSHDAVSVLTEGATFAADSLDPRLFASLYHTG; this comes from the coding sequence ATGAACATCCTGACGCCCGTGGCCGAGCGCCTGCCAAGCCGCGAGGAAGCCGAGGAGGCCCTTGCCGTTCTGCGGCGCTGGGCCAGGCACACGCCGACGGCCGAGGTGACGCAACTCTCGCCGGAGGTTCCGTCGCTGGTCTATCCCGACCTGAACCGCAGCTATCCGCGCACCTTCACGGTGGACGAGGCCTACAAGGCGTCGCTGCCCGACCTGCAGAACGGGCCCTCCAGCCTGATCGTCGGCGCGAAGGCGGTGATCCAGCATGTCGGGATCTCGAACTTCCGCCTGCCGATCCGCTACCACACGCGCGACAACGGCGACCTGACGCTTGAGACCTCGGTCACCGGCACGGTGAGCCTCGAGGCCGAGAAGAAGGGCATCAACATGAGCCGCATCATGCGCTCGTTCTATGCCCATGCCGAGCGCAGCTTCAGCTTCGGCGTGATCGAGCACGCGCTGGAGGATTACAAGCGCGACCTCGGCAGCTTCGATGCCCGCATCCAGATGCGCTTCTCCTTCCCGGTGAAGGTGCCGTCGCTGCGCTCGGGGCTGGTGGGCTGGCAGTATTACGACATCGCGCTGGAACTGGTGGACAAGGGCGGGGTGCGCAAGAAGATCATGCATCTCGATTTCGTCTATTCTTCGACCTGCCCGTGCTCGCTGGAACTGTCCGAGCATGCCCGGCGCGAGCGGGGGCAGCTGGCCACGCCGCATTCGCAGCGGTCGGTGGCGCGGATCTCGGTCGAGGTGCTGCCGGGCAAGTGCCTGTGGTTCGAGGATCTGATCGAGCTTGCCCGCGCGGCGGTGCCGACCGAGACGCAGGTGATGGTCAAGCGCGAGGACGAACAGGCCTTCGCCGAGTTGAACGCCGCGAATCCGATCTTCGTCGAGGATGCGGCGCGCAGCTTCTGCCAGGCGTTGCAGGGCGATCCGCGCATCGGCGACTTCCGCGTGGTGGCGAGCCATCAGGAAAGCCTGCACTCGCATGATGCGGTGTCGGTGCTGACGGAAGGGGCGACCTTCGCGGCCGACAGCCTTGATCCGCGGCTTTTCGCCAGCCTCTACCACACCGGCTGA
- a CDS encoding TrkH family potassium uptake protein, protein MLDLRPVGFVIGLLIAALGATMLVPAVLDLYLADGNGLAIFEAAFLSMLAGGAVSLSCANAPSRQLNIRQAFVLTAAIWFAMPAFGSLPLILGEPDLSFTDAMFEAVSGITTTGSTVIVGLDNLPAGTNLWRGMLNWLGGLGIAFIAMIFLPVMRVGGMQFFRTEGFDTLGKVLPRASDIARALLAVYSGLTALCIATYGILGMEPLDAVVNGVATIATGGFSPADASFGKYPGAGEYAGAVFMILGAMPYIRFVQLVRGSPGPILADSQIRAMLRWMAYAVGLVTAWRVATSDQDLESAFREATFNLVSVFTGTGFFSGSFANWGAFAMVIAFCVGMIGGCSSSSSGALSVFRVQVVLNAIRVQIERIGMPDRMVSVRYEGRRVEDDVMNALILYVTGYILAIGMLSVAVTLTGVDPTSALFSVWTSIGNIGYGYGPLVAPTGTFIDFPDTAKWLLILTMLMGRLALLALVVLILPRFWRQ, encoded by the coding sequence ATGCTGGACCTGCGCCCCGTCGGATTCGTCATCGGCCTTCTCATCGCGGCGCTGGGTGCGACCATGCTCGTGCCAGCCGTGCTGGATCTGTATCTGGCCGACGGCAACGGGCTTGCGATATTCGAGGCCGCCTTCCTGTCCATGCTTGCGGGCGGCGCGGTCTCGCTGTCCTGCGCCAACGCGCCCTCGCGGCAGCTGAACATCCGGCAGGCCTTCGTTCTGACGGCGGCGATCTGGTTCGCCATGCCGGCCTTCGGCAGCCTGCCACTGATCCTGGGCGAGCCCGACCTCAGCTTCACCGACGCGATGTTCGAGGCCGTTTCGGGCATCACCACCACCGGGTCCACCGTGATCGTCGGACTGGACAACCTGCCGGCCGGGACAAACCTGTGGCGGGGGATGCTGAACTGGCTCGGCGGCCTCGGCATCGCGTTCATCGCCATGATCTTCCTGCCGGTCATGCGGGTGGGGGGCATGCAGTTCTTCCGCACCGAGGGCTTCGACACGCTGGGCAAGGTCCTGCCGCGGGCAAGCGACATCGCCCGGGCGCTGCTCGCCGTCTACTCGGGGCTGACCGCCCTGTGCATCGCGACCTATGGCATCCTCGGGATGGAGCCGCTCGATGCCGTCGTGAACGGCGTCGCCACCATCGCGACCGGGGGCTTCTCGCCCGCCGACGCCTCGTTCGGCAAGTATCCGGGGGCCGGCGAATATGCCGGGGCGGTCTTCATGATCCTCGGCGCGATGCCCTACATCCGGTTCGTGCAGCTCGTGCGCGGCTCGCCGGGGCCGATTCTTGCCGACAGCCAGATCCGCGCCATGCTGCGCTGGATGGCCTATGCGGTGGGCCTCGTGACCGCCTGGCGGGTGGCGACCTCGGACCAGGATCTCGAATCCGCCTTCCGCGAGGCCACCTTCAACCTCGTGTCGGTCTTCACCGGCACCGGCTTCTTCTCGGGCAGCTTCGCCAACTGGGGCGCCTTTGCCATGGTCATCGCCTTCTGCGTCGGCATGATCGGCGGCTGCTCCTCGTCGAGTTCCGGCGCGCTAAGCGTGTTCCGCGTGCAGGTCGTGCTGAACGCGATCCGGGTGCAGATCGAGCGGATCGGCATGCCCGACCGCATGGTTTCCGTCCGATACGAGGGCCGGAGGGTCGAGGACGACGTGATGAACGCCCTCATCCTCTATGTCACCGGCTACATCCTTGCCATCGGCATGCTCAGCGTCGCGGTGACGCTGACGGGGGTGGACCCGACCTCGGCGCTCTTCTCCGTCTGGACCTCGATCGGCAACATCGGCTACGGCTACGGGCCGCTGGTCGCGCCGACCGGAACCTTCATCGACTTTCCTGATACGGCGAAGTGGCTCCTGATCCTGACCATGCTCATGGGCCGGCTGGCGCTTCTGGCGCTGGTGGTGCTGATCCTGCCGCGGTTCTGGCGACAGTAG
- a CDS encoding TrkH family potassium uptake protein, translated as MIDPRPVGYIIGLLAATLGVIMLVPLTLDYAVGDPHWMAFAESAVISIVAGGMLALACANATGRGLSMQQSFLLTTGVWLILPVFGALPFMLGRPDATFTDAVFEAMSGMTTTGTTVFVGLDALPMGTNLWRGILQWLGGLGIVIVAMIFLPVMKVGGMQFFRSEGFDTLGKILPRALDISAALIQIYLVLTLACVFTYLALGLPVFEAVVHALTTVSTGGFSSSDRSFALFQGPAEYACAVFMVLAALPFVRFVQVAQGDLLPLWRDPQVRAYLRWNAYAIGLIVAYEIVHRGAPLGPTLRETTFNVVSTFTGTGLTSVDLNVWGTFPFVMLIVIGLIGGCTSSTTCSVKVFRYLILIEAIKVQIRRLQSPNALIFVDYEGRRVSQDVINSVILFFTMFILTFGVLSVLLSLTGLQTKTAVTAAWTAIANVGPVFGPEVSATGAVDGFSDSAKWLMILGMLLGRLELLSVYVLLLRRFWRG; from the coding sequence ATGATCGACCCGCGGCCCGTCGGATACATCATCGGTCTTCTCGCGGCCACGCTGGGCGTCATCATGCTGGTGCCGCTGACGCTGGACTATGCGGTGGGCGACCCGCACTGGATGGCCTTCGCCGAAAGCGCGGTGATTTCGATCGTGGCGGGCGGGATGCTGGCGCTGGCCTGCGCGAATGCGACGGGCCGGGGCCTGTCGATGCAGCAGAGCTTCCTGCTGACCACCGGCGTCTGGCTGATTCTGCCGGTTTTCGGCGCGCTGCCCTTCATGCTGGGCCGGCCGGATGCGACCTTCACCGACGCGGTCTTCGAGGCCATGTCGGGCATGACCACCACCGGCACGACGGTCTTCGTCGGGCTGGACGCGCTGCCCATGGGCACGAACCTCTGGCGCGGCATCCTGCAGTGGCTGGGCGGCCTCGGGATCGTCATCGTGGCGATGATCTTCCTGCCGGTGATGAAGGTCGGCGGGATGCAGTTCTTCCGGTCCGAAGGCTTCGACACGCTGGGCAAGATCCTGCCGCGCGCGCTCGACATCTCGGCGGCGCTGATCCAGATCTACCTCGTGCTCACGCTGGCCTGCGTGTTCACCTATCTCGCTCTCGGCCTGCCGGTGTTCGAGGCGGTGGTCCATGCGCTCACCACCGTCTCGACCGGCGGTTTCTCCAGCTCCGACCGGTCCTTCGCGCTGTTCCAGGGCCCGGCGGAATATGCCTGCGCCGTCTTCATGGTGCTGGCCGCGCTGCCCTTCGTCCGCTTCGTGCAGGTGGCGCAGGGCGATCTCCTGCCGCTGTGGCGCGACCCGCAGGTGCGCGCCTACCTGCGCTGGAACGCCTATGCCATCGGGCTGATCGTGGCCTACGAGATCGTCCACCGCGGGGCGCCGCTGGGGCCGACGCTGCGCGAGACGACCTTCAACGTGGTCTCGACCTTCACCGGGACCGGGCTGACCAGCGTGGATCTGAACGTCTGGGGCACCTTTCCCTTCGTGATGCTGATCGTGATCGGGCTGATCGGCGGCTGCACCTCATCGACCACCTGTTCGGTCAAGGTGTTCCGCTACCTGATCCTGATCGAGGCGATCAAGGTGCAGATCCGCCGCCTGCAGAGCCCGAACGCGCTGATCTTCGTCGATTACGAGGGCCGTCGGGTGAGTCAGGACGTCATCAACTCGGTGATCCTGTTCTTCACCATGTTCATCCTGACCTTCGGGGTTCTGTCGGTGCTGCTGTCGCTGACCGGGCTGCAGACGAAGACGGCCGTCACCGCCGCCTGGACCGCCATCGCCAATGTCGGGCCGGTCTTCGGACCCGAGGTCAGCGCGACCGGCGCGGTCGACGGCTTCTCCGATTCGGCGAAGTGGCTGATGATCCTCGGCATGCTGCTCGGCCGGCTGGAGCTGCTGTCGGTCTATGTGCTGCTGCTGCGCCGGTTCTGGCGGGGCTGA